GCACCACGTTCAGGACCGACCCCATTTTCCTGGATTACTTTTATCACAAAATAGTTCCATTTTGGCATATTCCTCATATCGGCCACAAACTCAAACACGTCATTGATTGACGCCTGAATCTCAATTTCATTTTGAAATTTCATACTGCTTGCGCCTCCAATTCAAGGTTTGCGTTTATGCTGAGGGGAATACGATTTTCCAGCCGCTCCTTTGCACCGGGATCATGACTTGGCAGATAAACAATGCGATGCTGCTCAGCGTATTCCAGGATCTTTTGATGAGTCTCTTGTTGAACGTCCGGATCGGCTCCGATACCATCAACTTTTTGCTCAATGAGTAATTCCTCAGTGTAAGAGGTATCTCCTGCGAACATGATAGACAGATCATCTTCATCCAGAATCACCGACAGATGCCCCGGGCTGTGTCCGGGAGTTGGTACAAGATGGATATCCCGTGCTTGAGTGAGTGTATGATGACCAGCAAACGGCCCAAATAGTTCCTGGCTGCTAAAATCAATAATTCGTGGCTTAAACCAATCAGGCCATCGTTGATTGAGATAACCGTTCATCCTTCCCTTGATCCCGGTGGACATTTCCCACTCTTTAGATGAGACAACAAACTCGGCATTTGGGAAATGATGCAGTCCACCATCATGATCCTGGTGCAGATGGGTCAGCACAACCCAGCGCACATCATCTGGCGACAAGCCGATTTTCTTTAGCTGTGGTCCCACTTCCTGTTCCGCTGTCATTTTGAATTTGGCAGCACGTTGCACAAGAGGCATGAATGGTGGGAACCAAACATGTTTATTGGCGTCCTCCGGAATGCCGGTATCAATAACAATGAGACCCTCCTGATGTTCTATCACCCATACATAGATGGGCAGCCACTCGGTAAATTCGCTGTCTAACAGGGTGTTTTTAAATCGCATGAGACCGTTACCGCGACCAATACGCCAATTTTTTGTGATTTTTACTTTGCCGGTTTCTATCGCATGAATTTTCATTTTAGATCCTCCATTTATGTTTATTTAAGTCCTACGTTTTGAATAAAATTCTTTACCTCGTATTGAAAAAACTCGTCTACATCCGCGATGACGGGCTGTATCAGATCGAACAGTTCAAGCATGATATGACCATGCATCTTCACCCAAGCTGTCGCTGCTAAATACAATGCAGGCAAAGGCAAGTTATGACCATCCACTTCTGTCAAATCGTGCAGCGATTGTTCTAAAGAGGGTGGAAAATTGTGATAATGAGTCCGCAGGTCGATCTCCCCGCTTTCAATCGCCTCGGAAAAAATTTGGGCAGTAACAAGAAAACTGCGGCGTGCCGGTGGATAGGTAATACCTGTTGGTTGCGAATAGCCGGGTATTGGATTTCCATAGAGTAATTGGAAATCAGTGGGATTACTGAGCGCCCACCCGCGGTAAGCGTTAGCTACAGCGGTTATTCGTTCTGCAGACGTGGTCAGCTCCGGATTATTAATATCGGCTTCAATAGTGTCTGCCAATTGTGTGAACGCATCCTCAATCAGGGCTGTGATAAGATCGTTTAAGCTGGAAAAGTAATAGTAAAGGGCCGAGGCCGTCATTTTCATCTCTCGAGCGATGGCACGTATTGAAAGGCCAGAGGTACCTTCTTCAGCCATCAATTGCCGAGCAGTACTTTTAATTTCATCGCGTGTGATATCACGAATTTTTTCTCGCCTGGAGCGTGTCATAAATATTTTATTACGGTTATAGATTTATTTGAACATTGTTCAATAAACTTAACACCGTTAGAATTGCTTATCAAGGGAAACTTCCGAGATCTAAAAAATTGCTCGGTTAGTCGAAGTGTATATCGTAGAATGATATAGCA
This DNA window, taken from Rhodohalobacter mucosus, encodes the following:
- a CDS encoding TetR/AcrR family transcriptional regulator, whose translation is MTRSRREKIRDITRDEIKSTARQLMAEEGTSGLSIRAIAREMKMTASALYYYFSSLNDLITALIEDAFTQLADTIEADINNPELTTSAERITAVANAYRGWALSNPTDFQLLYGNPIPGYSQPTGITYPPARRSFLVTAQIFSEAIESGEIDLRTHYHNFPPSLEQSLHDLTEVDGHNLPLPALYLAATAWVKMHGHIMLELFDLIQPVIADVDEFFQYEVKNFIQNVGLK
- a CDS encoding N-acyl homoserine lactonase family protein, whose product is MKIHAIETGKVKITKNWRIGRGNGLMRFKNTLLDSEFTEWLPIYVWVIEHQEGLIVIDTGIPEDANKHVWFPPFMPLVQRAAKFKMTAEQEVGPQLKKIGLSPDDVRWVVLTHLHQDHDGGLHHFPNAEFVVSSKEWEMSTGIKGRMNGYLNQRWPDWFKPRIIDFSSQELFGPFAGHHTLTQARDIHLVPTPGHSPGHLSVILDEDDLSIMFAGDTSYTEELLIEQKVDGIGADPDVQQETHQKILEYAEQHRIVYLPSHDPGAKERLENRIPLSINANLELEAQAV